The Deinococcus puniceus genome segment CGGACGCTCCGCCAGCAGCGACGCCTACGACATCGCGCTCATCAAGGTCAGCAGCGCTTTCGTGTTGGGCAGCACGGTGCAGCCCGCCGCCTTGCCCGGCAACGCCGCCGAGAGTGTGCTGGACGTGAACGGCAAGTCGGCCACGGTCAGTGGGTGGGGCAAGACGGAAACGGGCGCGTCCAGCCCCCGCGCCCTCCGTGAAGTGACTATTCCGATTACGCCCACAGGGAGCGACTGCGGCACGCGCCCTGGCAACACCATTTGCGGCAAATACTCGGCGGGCCGCGACTCCTGCAACGGCGACAGCGGCGGCCCCCTTGCCGCGCCCTACAACGGCAAAATGTACGTACTGGGCGTGGTCAGCTACGGCCCAGTCGAGTGCCGAGGCTACGGCGTGTATACCCGCGTCAACGGCTACATCAACTGGATCGCCCAGCAAACAGGAATTGCCGCTCAGTAAGCACAGAGAACTGTTGGGTACATCGGCAAAGCAGGAGGCGGGATTTGGCGTGTGGGTGCGCCTGAATCCCGCCTCCTGCTTTCTGTTTCGGTAGCCTTCCGAACGTGAAGACTGGATGTGTGGAATTGGAAGTCACGCCGCCGCGT includes the following:
- a CDS encoding serine protease is translated as MIRPTLPRLISLIALGSLALTACNTASVVPAVALDAPAESQTVTGTELAFSGLQPQIVYGTVTSVSTRPYQVSVTPSSSLAGGWCGGVLISKDWVLTAAHCVEGQSTASMRVRAGINDLTTSSGQLKSASRIILYPGRSASSDAYDIALIKVSSAFVLGSTVQPAALPGNAAESVLDVNGKSATVSGWGKTETGASSPRALREVTIPITPTGSDCGTRPGNTICGKYSAGRDSCNGDSGGPLAAPYNGKMYVLGVVSYGPVECRGYGVYTRVNGYINWIAQQTGIAAQ